The following proteins are encoded in a genomic region of Euryarchaeota archaeon:
- the uvrB gene encoding excinuclease ABC subunit UvrB — MSGFKLAAGLQPKGDQPEAIEKLSKGLREGLRRQTLLGVTGSGKTFTMANVIMRAGRPTLVISHNKTLAAQPYEEFSEFFPENAVEYFVSYYDYYQPEAYVPQTDTYIGKETSINEQIERLRHSATQSLMVRNDVIVVASVSCIYGLGDPREYRDLHLVIEKGRQVKRQEMLRKLVDIQYQRNDMDLKPGTFRARGDVIDVFLPDGETVYRIGLFGDDVESIARIDPLLPEKKAELERAIIYPAKHFVTPPDRMEEVCKSIEAEADVRITELKRLGKVLEAARLEQRTRFDLEMLRQVGYCHGIENYSRHFTGRKTGEPPYSLLDYFPEGFLTFIDESHVTMPQVRGMYEGDRARKATLVEYGFRLPSALDNRPLKFPEFEKRVGQIVYVSATPSPYERETSDQVVEQLVRPTGLVDPVLVVRPIKGQVDDLLGEIRSRAKRGERVLVTTLTKRMAEDLTDYYTSLNVKVRYLHADVDTLDRIDILTGLRRGDFDTLVGINLLREGLDLPEVSLVAILDADKEGFLRGETALVQTIGRAARNVNGSVIMYADKVTDSMRKAIDETDRRRAVQVAYNESHGITPKTIEKAIREMKGIAKKPEVTVQVPKGVLSQDETLVIIGELEASMLLAAKRLDFEKAAAMRDKIRELRGLAGIVQEGGVEAGPERPKGRGRWGARAR, encoded by the coding sequence GTGTCGGGTTTCAAGCTCGCGGCAGGGCTGCAACCAAAGGGCGACCAGCCGGAGGCGATCGAGAAGCTCAGCAAAGGGCTTAGAGAAGGCCTTCGCCGCCAGACGCTTCTTGGCGTCACCGGTTCGGGCAAGACCTTCACAATGGCCAACGTCATAATGAGGGCCGGCCGTCCTACACTGGTCATCAGCCACAACAAGACGCTCGCCGCGCAGCCCTACGAGGAGTTTAGCGAATTCTTCCCGGAAAACGCCGTCGAGTACTTCGTCTCTTATTACGACTATTACCAACCCGAAGCCTACGTCCCCCAGACCGACACCTACATCGGCAAGGAAACGAGCATCAACGAGCAGATCGAGCGGCTCCGCCACAGTGCCACTCAATCGTTGATGGTGCGAAACGACGTCATCGTCGTCGCCTCGGTGTCGTGCATCTACGGCTTGGGCGACCCCCGCGAATACCGGGACCTCCACCTCGTGATCGAGAAGGGAAGGCAGGTCAAGCGGCAGGAGATGCTCCGGAAGCTCGTGGACATCCAGTACCAGCGAAACGACATGGACCTCAAGCCCGGCACGTTCCGGGCCCGCGGCGACGTCATAGACGTCTTTCTTCCGGACGGGGAGACCGTCTACCGGATAGGGCTATTCGGCGACGACGTCGAATCGATCGCCCGCATCGACCCTCTGCTCCCCGAGAAGAAGGCGGAACTGGAACGCGCCATCATCTACCCGGCAAAGCACTTCGTGACGCCGCCGGATCGGATGGAGGAAGTCTGCAAGTCCATCGAAGCCGAGGCCGACGTGAGGATTACCGAGCTCAAACGCCTGGGGAAGGTCCTTGAGGCCGCCCGGCTGGAACAGCGGACCCGATTCGACCTTGAGATGCTTCGCCAGGTCGGCTACTGCCACGGCATCGAGAATTACTCACGCCATTTCACCGGAAGGAAGACCGGCGAACCCCCCTACTCCCTTCTCGATTACTTTCCCGAGGGGTTCCTCACCTTCATCGATGAGTCGCACGTCACGATGCCGCAGGTGCGAGGCATGTACGAAGGGGACAGGGCGCGAAAGGCAACACTGGTCGAATACGGCTTCCGGCTTCCCTCAGCGCTTGACAACCGGCCTCTCAAGTTCCCGGAATTTGAAAAACGGGTGGGACAGATCGTCTACGTGTCGGCCACGCCGAGTCCATACGAGCGCGAGACCTCGGACCAGGTGGTCGAGCAACTCGTGCGGCCCACGGGCCTCGTCGACCCCGTGCTGGTCGTGCGACCCATCAAAGGGCAGGTCGACGACCTATTGGGCGAGATCCGCTCAAGGGCGAAACGCGGCGAGCGCGTCCTGGTGACCACGCTCACGAAACGCATGGCGGAGGACCTCACCGATTACTATACGTCCCTCAACGTGAAGGTGCGCTACCTTCACGCCGATGTCGACACGTTGGACCGGATCGACATCCTTACAGGGCTCCGCCGTGGCGACTTCGACACTTTGGTCGGGATCAACCTGTTGCGGGAAGGACTCGACCTTCCGGAAGTGTCATTGGTGGCGATCCTCGACGCCGACAAGGAGGGGTTCCTTCGCGGCGAGACCGCCCTCGTCCAGACGATCGGCCGCGCCGCCCGCAACGTGAACGGCTCCGTGATAATGTACGCGGACAAGGTCACGGATTCCATGAGAAAGGCGATCGATGAGACGGACAGGCGCCGCGCGGTACAGGTGGCCTACAACGAGTCCCACGGGATCACGCCAAAGACGATCGAGAAGGCGATCCGCGAAATGAAAGGCATCGCGAAGAAACCGGAGGTCACGGTCCAGGTCCCGAAAGGCGTCCTTTCACAGGACGAGACGCTCGTCATCATCGGCGAGTTAGAGGCGTCCATGCTCCTCGCCGCAAAGCGCTTGGATTTCGAGAAGGCCGCCGCCATGAGGGACAAGATACGAGAGCTTCGCGGGCTTGCGGGGATAGTGCAGGAAGGCGGCGTGGAAGCGGGTCCAGAACGGCCGAAGGGGCGAGGGCGATGGGGCGCGAGGGCCCGGTAA
- a CDS encoding exo-alpha-sialidase, with amino-acid sequence MSPKPLIVGLMLISLVLSGCTQRSDQGDGANGSGAAGGTGATGGGGRAPGEPNVPPGTPIVQYRVDCAIAVQPDWPERCLARASVTPESKTEYDLMVNPKDPNNVIIGTKDLDRNASGCVWSVPLVTKDGGKTWQTVYIGGKNGTRQPTDPLYGWQCITDPIMVFDGDGIAYYALQAYDYSTLKSVPDQPESPVPPPVEPPVPTCGRHDGSAFYLAMSSDGGLTWPRILTMDAGDAGCVFHDYPRMTWNPMTGSVYATWNAITPEGSVAVVSGTRDGGMTVDPPTHVASTNPDLRGKLGITGFTAANDGTVYLALTDGGDVYLSTSTDDAKTFSEPRKVFNMTPIDSPLPNTRFRAFSAIELAVDRSPAGSQGALYAVWADNRTGDSDILASVSKDKGASWSSPARVNEYSKNYQFMVRPTVSADGVLHIVYMDRSYDAGDRLLDATYAYSTDGGASFTNIRLTDHGFDGDLGVHQNGFPFIGDYIAIGTSGDVVYVSFPTTVTGGAQAAVGRIVRAV; translated from the coding sequence ATGTCGCCGAAACCGCTCATCGTGGGATTGATGCTCATTTCGCTCGTCCTGTCGGGCTGTACGCAGCGCTCTGACCAAGGCGACGGGGCGAACGGCTCCGGCGCTGCCGGCGGAACGGGAGCCACTGGCGGGGGAGGACGCGCCCCGGGCGAGCCCAACGTGCCGCCGGGCACGCCGATCGTCCAGTACCGCGTCGATTGTGCGATCGCCGTCCAGCCGGATTGGCCGGAGAGATGCCTCGCCCGCGCGAGCGTCACGCCTGAATCGAAGACGGAATACGACCTCATGGTCAACCCGAAGGACCCGAACAACGTGATCATCGGTACGAAGGACCTTGACCGCAACGCCTCGGGATGCGTTTGGTCGGTGCCGCTCGTCACGAAGGACGGGGGAAAGACGTGGCAGACTGTCTACATCGGCGGGAAGAACGGTACGAGGCAACCCACGGACCCGCTCTACGGTTGGCAATGCATCACGGACCCGATAATGGTCTTCGACGGGGACGGCATCGCCTACTATGCTCTGCAAGCGTACGATTACTCGACCTTGAAAAGCGTCCCTGACCAACCCGAGTCACCGGTCCCCCCGCCCGTCGAGCCGCCGGTCCCGACTTGTGGCCGCCACGACGGTAGCGCATTCTACCTTGCCATGAGTTCCGACGGCGGCCTCACGTGGCCCCGCATCCTCACGATGGACGCGGGCGACGCCGGGTGCGTGTTCCACGACTACCCGCGCATGACCTGGAATCCGATGACGGGGTCCGTGTACGCGACTTGGAACGCCATCACGCCCGAGGGGAGCGTCGCGGTGGTCTCAGGCACCAGGGACGGCGGCATGACCGTGGACCCGCCGACGCATGTTGCGTCCACGAACCCCGATCTGAGGGGGAAGTTGGGGATCACCGGTTTCACCGCGGCGAACGACGGCACCGTCTATCTAGCACTCACCGACGGTGGAGACGTCTACCTTTCGACGAGCACGGACGACGCCAAGACGTTCTCGGAACCCCGGAAGGTCTTCAACATGACGCCGATCGATTCGCCGTTGCCGAACACGCGGTTCAGGGCGTTCAGCGCGATCGAACTCGCCGTCGACCGCTCCCCGGCCGGGTCCCAAGGGGCGCTCTACGCCGTCTGGGCCGACAACCGCACTGGGGATTCGGATATCTTGGCCTCCGTTTCGAAGGACAAGGGCGCAAGTTGGAGCTCGCCCGCGCGCGTGAACGAATACTCGAAGAACTACCAGTTCATGGTTCGCCCAACGGTGAGCGCGGACGGTGTGCTCCACATCGTGTACATGGACCGGTCGTACGACGCCGGCGACCGCCTTCTTGACGCCACTTACGCGTACTCGACTGACGGCGGGGCTTCGTTCACGAACATCCGGCTCACGGACCACGGTTTCGACGGCGACCTCGGCGTCCACCAGAACGGTTTCCCGTTCATCGGCGATTACATCGCGATCGGGACGTCGGGAGACGTCGTCTACGTTTCCTTCCCCACGACCGTGACCGGGGGGGCCCAGGCCGCGGTCGGGCGCATCGTGAGGGCGGTGTAG
- a CDS encoding asparaginase produces the protein MDSVVKVWRGDLVESLHRVSVAVVDVEGNLVAGCGDPALTTFLRSSAKPFQAVPFIESGAAKAFSASDEELAILTGSHGGEPKQVGTVSSLLSRAGLSEKDLKCGRHRPYTDSVARILRENYSAVHHNCSGKHAGMLATAKHLGEALGSYQDPSHPVQARCRNVVGELCGDSNAPLHEAVDGCGVVTFGTSLVAMARGFATLANPVGRHKIALERVRDAMIAHPDMVAGESHFNTKLMRSAPRLVAKAGAEGLFCAGVIGRGIGIALKVEDGEKRAVAPAMLATMRALGFDAPGLDPVAAPVVKNFAGWVVGRIEASITLVPPPTKEK, from the coding sequence ATGGATTCCGTCGTGAAAGTCTGGCGCGGCGACCTCGTCGAGAGCTTGCATCGCGTGTCGGTGGCGGTCGTCGACGTGGAGGGGAACCTGGTAGCGGGTTGTGGGGACCCGGCCCTCACGACCTTCCTTCGTTCGTCCGCGAAACCGTTCCAGGCGGTCCCCTTCATCGAAAGTGGCGCGGCGAAGGCGTTCAGCGCCTCCGATGAGGAACTCGCCATCTTGACCGGTTCGCACGGCGGGGAACCGAAACAGGTGGGGACGGTGTCGTCGCTTCTTTCCCGGGCGGGCCTCTCGGAAAAGGATCTGAAGTGCGGGCGCCACCGTCCGTACACGGATTCCGTCGCGCGGATACTCAGGGAGAACTATTCCGCCGTCCACCACAATTGCTCGGGAAAACACGCCGGGATGCTCGCCACGGCCAAGCATCTTGGCGAAGCGCTCGGATCATATCAGGACCCTTCCCACCCGGTCCAGGCGCGCTGCCGAAACGTCGTCGGCGAACTCTGCGGCGACTCAAATGCGCCTCTTCACGAAGCCGTGGACGGTTGCGGTGTGGTCACGTTCGGGACCTCGCTCGTTGCGATGGCGCGCGGTTTCGCAACACTCGCGAACCCCGTTGGGAGGCACAAGATCGCCCTCGAACGGGTGAGGGACGCCATGATCGCCCACCCTGACATGGTCGCCGGCGAGTCGCATTTCAACACGAAACTCATGCGTTCCGCGCCGCGACTCGTCGCCAAGGCAGGAGCCGAGGGCCTCTTTTGCGCTGGAGTGATCGGCCGGGGGATCGGCATCGCTTTGAAAGTCGAAGACGGGGAGAAACGAGCCGTGGCGCCTGCGATGCTTGCGACCATGCGCGCCCTGGGATTCGATGCGCCGGGGTTGGATCCCGTGGCGGCGCCCGTCGTGAAGAATTTCGCGGGATGGGTCGTGGGTCGCATCGAGGCGTCCATCACTTTGGTTCCACCCCCCACAAAGGAGAAATAG
- the uvrA gene encoding excinuclease ABC subunit UvrA — translation MIKGAREHNLKNIDLTLPRNKLVVVTGLSGSGKSSLAFDTIYAEGQRRYVESLSAYARQFLGQMEKPDVDSIDGLSPAISIDQKAAGSNPRSTVGTITEIYDYLRLLYAHVGIPHCTNCGRVVRAQTAQEIVEQALKLPAATKVQVLSPVVRSRKGEYKKVFADYKAKGFERVRVNGKYGTVDDVWGLARYEKHTIEIVVDRLVVAPDAEERLNEAVESAMTLSGNVVTLATDKEDLTFSGNFACPDCGVSLPEIAPRSFSFNSPHGACPSCLGLGISMEIDPGAVIKDPSMSLRQGCFDWKATRMHTWIIREIENLARHYKFDLDTPWEKLPEKAREMVLYGSDEKFHQRYEGKGEKSNFLWESYTEYEGLIPRLERLFKESGSQGVREDISELMSTKPCGACRGKRLRPEILAVTIQEKSIHDMTAMPVERLLPWFETAEARLTDRQRKIAKDIVKEIRERLRFMANVGLEYLTLDRASGTLSGGEAQRIRLATQVGSGLVGVLYILDEPSIGLHQRDNERLIGTLKGLRDLGNTLIVVEHDEGMIRAADYVVDLGPGAGEQGGHVVAQGTPKQVEAAKQSLTGRYLSGRESVPVPERRRKGNGRRLTVKRASENNLKKVTVTFPLGLFNCVTGVSGSGKSTLVTEVLYKALARRLNLGHEKPGEHAGLDGVEHVDKVIIIDQSPIGRTPRSNPATYTGAFTPIRDLLAAVPESRKRGFKPGRFSFNVQGGRCEACEGGGMVKIEMHFLADVYVHCDVCKGARYNRETLEIKYKGKNIKEILDMSVSEALPFFAAIASIRNKLQTLEDVGLGYIKLGQPAPTLSGGEAQRIKLASELSKRATGKTVYILDEPTTGLHFDDIRKLLGVLNRLVDAGNTLIVIEHNLDVIKTADWITDLGPDGGERGGYVVAEGTPEEVAASKTHTAQFLQPTLAAGKHRAKAAPKGPA, via the coding sequence ATGATCAAGGGTGCGCGTGAGCACAACCTCAAGAACATCGACCTCACGCTGCCCCGCAACAAGCTCGTCGTCGTCACGGGACTCTCCGGCTCCGGCAAATCAAGCCTCGCATTCGACACCATCTATGCGGAAGGCCAACGCCGCTACGTCGAGAGTCTCTCGGCCTACGCCCGCCAGTTCCTCGGCCAGATGGAGAAACCGGACGTCGATTCGATCGACGGCCTTTCGCCGGCGATAAGCATCGACCAGAAGGCAGCGGGGAGCAACCCGCGCTCGACCGTCGGCACGATAACCGAGATATACGATTACCTGAGGCTCCTCTACGCCCACGTCGGCATCCCGCATTGCACGAACTGCGGCCGCGTGGTCCGTGCGCAGACGGCGCAAGAGATCGTCGAACAGGCGTTGAAGCTTCCTGCCGCCACCAAGGTCCAGGTCCTCTCGCCCGTGGTTCGGAGCCGCAAAGGCGAGTACAAGAAGGTTTTCGCCGACTACAAGGCAAAAGGCTTCGAACGTGTGCGCGTGAACGGAAAGTACGGCACCGTCGACGACGTGTGGGGGCTCGCTCGGTACGAGAAGCACACGATAGAGATCGTGGTGGACAGGCTGGTCGTGGCGCCGGACGCGGAGGAACGGTTGAACGAAGCGGTCGAAAGCGCCATGACATTGAGCGGGAACGTCGTGACCCTCGCCACCGACAAGGAAGACCTCACCTTCTCCGGGAATTTCGCATGTCCCGATTGCGGCGTTTCGCTTCCCGAAATCGCCCCGCGCTCCTTCTCGTTCAACAGTCCGCACGGGGCATGCCCTTCCTGCCTCGGGCTCGGCATATCAATGGAGATAGACCCCGGCGCGGTCATCAAGGACCCTTCGATGAGCCTTCGCCAGGGATGCTTTGACTGGAAGGCGACGCGGATGCACACTTGGATAATCCGGGAGATAGAGAACCTCGCCCGCCACTACAAGTTCGACCTCGACACGCCATGGGAGAAGCTTCCCGAAAAGGCCCGGGAAATGGTCCTCTACGGAAGCGACGAGAAGTTCCATCAACGCTATGAGGGAAAGGGCGAGAAGTCGAACTTCCTTTGGGAATCCTACACGGAGTACGAAGGCCTGATACCACGCCTCGAACGCCTTTTCAAGGAGTCGGGCTCGCAAGGAGTACGTGAGGACATCTCCGAACTCATGAGCACGAAACCATGCGGCGCCTGCCGTGGCAAGCGGCTGCGGCCCGAGATACTCGCGGTCACCATCCAGGAGAAATCCATCCACGACATGACGGCGATGCCGGTCGAACGCCTCCTTCCGTGGTTTGAGACTGCCGAAGCGAGACTGACCGATCGGCAAAGGAAGATCGCGAAAGACATCGTGAAGGAGATACGCGAACGCCTCCGTTTCATGGCGAACGTGGGCCTCGAATACTTGACACTCGACCGGGCCTCCGGGACACTCTCCGGTGGGGAGGCACAACGGATCCGCCTGGCGACCCAAGTGGGGTCCGGCCTCGTCGGCGTCCTGTACATCCTCGACGAACCCTCGATCGGCCTCCATCAACGCGACAACGAACGCCTCATCGGGACCCTGAAGGGGCTACGCGACCTAGGCAACACGCTCATCGTCGTAGAACATGACGAGGGGATGATCCGCGCCGCGGATTACGTGGTCGACCTGGGCCCCGGCGCGGGCGAGCAAGGCGGTCACGTCGTCGCCCAAGGGACGCCAAAGCAGGTCGAAGCGGCGAAACAGTCGCTCACGGGGCGTTACCTGAGCGGCCGGGAAAGCGTCCCGGTCCCCGAGCGACGTAGAAAAGGCAACGGCAGGCGGCTCACGGTCAAGAGAGCGTCGGAGAACAACCTGAAGAAAGTGACCGTCACGTTCCCCCTCGGATTGTTCAATTGCGTCACCGGTGTCTCAGGGTCCGGGAAGTCCACGTTGGTGACGGAGGTGCTCTACAAGGCGCTCGCGCGCAGGCTCAACCTCGGCCACGAGAAGCCCGGCGAGCACGCTGGGCTAGACGGCGTGGAACACGTGGACAAGGTCATCATCATCGACCAGTCGCCGATCGGCCGCACGCCGCGAAGCAACCCCGCGACCTACACGGGGGCCTTCACGCCGATCCGTGATCTTCTGGCGGCCGTCCCGGAGTCCCGAAAGCGCGGCTTCAAGCCTGGCCGCTTCAGCTTCAACGTCCAAGGCGGTCGGTGCGAAGCTTGCGAAGGCGGCGGAATGGTGAAGATCGAGATGCATTTCCTCGCCGACGTCTACGTCCACTGCGATGTCTGCAAGGGCGCGCGGTACAACAGGGAGACGCTGGAGATCAAGTACAAGGGGAAGAACATCAAGGAGATCCTCGACATGAGCGTCTCGGAGGCTTTGCCGTTCTTCGCAGCCATCGCGTCGATCCGGAACAAACTCCAGACGCTGGAGGACGTGGGGCTCGGTTACATAAAGCTCGGCCAACCGGCGCCCACACTCTCGGGCGGCGAGGCGCAGCGGATAAAACTAGCCTCGGAGCTTTCGAAGCGGGCGACGGGAAAGACCGTCTACATCCTCGACGAGCCCACTACGGGCCTCCACTTCGACGACATCAGGAAACTACTCGGGGTCCTGAACCGGCTGGTGGACGCCGGCAACACGTTGATCGTCATCGAGCACAACCTCGACGTGATAAAGACCGCGGACTGGATAACAGACCTCGGGCCCGATGGCGGGGAGCGTGGAGGATACGTGGTGGCGGAAGGCACGCCCGAGGAAGTGGCCGCTTCCAAGACGCACACCGCGCAGTTCCTTCAGCCGACGTTGGCGGCGGGAAAACATCGCGCGAAGGCGGCCCCGAAGGGTCCGGCTTGA
- a CDS encoding Mrp/NBP35 family ATP-binding protein produces MLDRIRTNMAAIRHKIVVMSGKGGVGKSTVAANLAIGIQRAGKSVGLMDVDLTNPNIPKMFGIEGRRLAGEADLVKPIEVAGVAGGGTDPDSTKRMAIKVVSTGLFPAEPDQPIVWRGPIKQKMIQNFIGDVVWGELDYLVIDLPPGTSDEPLSIAQEIPGIDGTIVVTTPQEVSIDDNKRSLNFAKSLNLKVLGVVENMSGFTCDPCGTTTDIFRSGGGERLADELDVPFLGRIPMDVRVMTGGDSGRPFMLAHEGPAAAAFDGIVAKVLDTCEKNPPVVAPKFKPMYGPGGSQEP; encoded by the coding sequence ATGCTAGACCGGATCCGCACCAACATGGCGGCCATTCGCCACAAGATCGTTGTGATGAGCGGGAAGGGCGGGGTCGGCAAGTCCACGGTGGCCGCGAACCTCGCGATCGGGATACAACGGGCCGGGAAGTCCGTCGGTCTCATGGACGTGGACCTGACGAACCCCAACATCCCGAAGATGTTCGGCATCGAGGGCCGGCGCCTCGCCGGGGAGGCCGACCTCGTGAAACCAATCGAGGTCGCCGGCGTCGCTGGCGGGGGAACAGATCCGGATAGCACCAAACGCATGGCGATCAAGGTTGTCTCCACGGGCCTCTTTCCGGCCGAGCCCGACCAACCAATCGTGTGGCGCGGGCCGATCAAGCAGAAGATGATCCAGAACTTCATCGGCGACGTCGTCTGGGGCGAGTTGGATTACCTCGTCATCGACTTGCCGCCGGGGACAAGCGACGAGCCGCTCTCGATCGCGCAGGAGATCCCCGGCATCGACGGGACGATAGTCGTCACGACACCGCAGGAGGTGTCGATCGACGACAACAAGCGGAGCCTCAACTTCGCGAAATCGCTGAACCTCAAAGTCCTAGGTGTCGTCGAGAACATGAGCGGCTTCACGTGCGACCCGTGCGGCACGACCACCGACATCTTCAGAAGCGGCGGCGGCGAACGGCTCGCGGATGAACTCGACGTCCCATTCCTTGGAAGGATCCCGATGGACGTGCGCGTCATGACCGGCGGCGATTCGGGAAGACCATTCATGCTCGCCCACGAGGGGCCAGCGGCCGCGGCGTTCGACGGCATCGTCGCAAAGGTGCTAGACACTTGCGAGAAGAACCCGCCGGTCGTCGCACCGAAGTTCAAGCCGATGTACGGGCCGGGCGGAAGTCAAGAGCCGTGA
- the lonB gene encoding ATP-dependent protease LonB has translation MPENETQTELPPVDDWVRKLSYNTTSDIDVPDILIHQVIGQDRGVEVVRKAAEQRRHVMLIGDPGTGKSMLAKAMAELLPKDELEDLIAYPNPEDPHAPKIRVVPAGKGREIVQAQKLEAAKKQEKKAMFQLMIVAGIILFAVLYVIRNPANPEILIFGIIAAAMLFLVMRQMTQRETALVPKLLVSHNQTDKPPFIDATGAHAGALLGDVRHDPFQSGGLETPAHERVEPGAIHKAHKGVLFVDEINMLRLESQQSLLTALQEKRFNITGQSERSSGAMVKTDSVPCDFILVAAGNLDAIKPTDPFHPGMHPALRSRIRGYGYEIYMNNFMEDTEENRMKLVRFVAQEVKKDGKIPHFDMGAVAEILREAQRRAGRRGKLTLRLRELGGLVRVAGDVAIEEKAPTVTTANVLKAKNIARSLEQQVTDQYIERRKDYKTFLTSGGAIGRVNGLAVIGGSEVGEPSGIVLPIAAEVTPALSKSEGKVIATGKLGDIAKEAVQNVHALIKKYTGTDISNHDVHIQFVLAHEGVEGDSASISVATAVISALEEIEVDQSVAMTGSLSIRGEVLPVGGVTPKIEAAVKAGLRKVIIPKANMQDVLIEEQYRARVEIIPVESLDEVLDQVLKTGSAKNGLLAKLIKIAPKPSSMLPDTKGGRGPVAG, from the coding sequence ATGCCCGAGAACGAGACACAGACAGAACTCCCGCCCGTCGACGACTGGGTGCGGAAGCTTTCCTACAACACGACTTCGGACATCGACGTCCCCGATATCCTCATCCACCAGGTCATAGGACAAGACCGGGGCGTCGAGGTGGTCCGCAAGGCCGCCGAGCAGCGCCGGCACGTGATGCTCATCGGGGACCCTGGCACGGGGAAATCCATGCTTGCGAAGGCGATGGCGGAGCTCCTTCCAAAGGACGAACTCGAAGACCTCATCGCGTACCCGAACCCGGAGGACCCGCACGCGCCGAAGATCCGCGTCGTCCCGGCCGGCAAGGGCCGCGAGATCGTGCAGGCGCAGAAACTCGAGGCCGCCAAGAAGCAGGAGAAGAAGGCGATGTTCCAGCTCATGATCGTCGCCGGCATCATCCTCTTCGCCGTCCTTTACGTGATCCGCAACCCGGCGAACCCTGAGATCCTGATATTCGGGATCATCGCGGCGGCGATGCTGTTCCTCGTGATGCGGCAGATGACGCAACGGGAGACGGCGCTTGTCCCAAAGCTCCTCGTTTCGCACAACCAGACGGACAAGCCACCGTTCATCGACGCGACGGGCGCTCACGCCGGGGCCCTATTGGGCGACGTGCGCCACGACCCATTCCAATCCGGCGGCCTAGAGACCCCCGCCCACGAGCGTGTCGAACCGGGCGCAATCCACAAGGCGCACAAGGGCGTCCTGTTCGTCGACGAGATAAACATGCTGCGCCTCGAGAGCCAGCAGTCGCTACTTACGGCGCTCCAGGAGAAGCGCTTCAACATCACTGGACAAAGCGAGCGGTCGAGCGGCGCGATGGTCAAGACCGATTCCGTGCCTTGTGATTTCATCCTGGTGGCGGCCGGGAACCTCGACGCGATCAAGCCGACCGATCCCTTCCACCCCGGAATGCACCCGGCGCTAAGGAGCCGCATACGCGGCTACGGGTACGAGATCTACATGAACAACTTCATGGAGGACACGGAGGAGAACCGCATGAAGCTCGTGCGGTTCGTGGCCCAGGAGGTCAAGAAGGACGGGAAGATCCCGCACTTCGACATGGGCGCCGTGGCCGAGATACTCCGTGAAGCGCAAAGACGCGCCGGACGCCGCGGGAAACTCACGCTTCGACTTCGAGAGCTCGGCGGACTCGTGCGCGTCGCGGGCGACGTCGCCATCGAAGAGAAGGCGCCCACGGTGACGACCGCGAACGTGTTGAAGGCGAAGAACATCGCCCGGAGCCTCGAACAACAGGTCACGGACCAGTACATCGAGCGCAGGAAGGATTACAAGACGTTTCTCACGAGCGGCGGGGCCATCGGCCGCGTAAACGGCCTCGCCGTCATCGGCGGCAGTGAAGTCGGGGAGCCGTCGGGCATAGTGCTCCCCATCGCTGCCGAGGTCACTCCCGCCCTTTCGAAGAGCGAAGGCAAGGTCATCGCCACGGGGAAACTCGGGGATATCGCGAAGGAAGCGGTGCAGAACGTCCATGCGTTGATAAAGAAGTACACGGGCACGGACATCTCGAACCACGACGTGCACATCCAGTTCGTCCTCGCTCACGAGGGCGTCGAAGGCGATTCCGCGTCCATATCGGTGGCAACGGCCGTGATATCCGCGCTGGAGGAGATAGAGGTCGATCAGAGCGTCGCGATGACGGGATCGCTTTCGATACGCGGCGAGGTCCTTCCAGTCGGTGGGGTCACGCCGAAGATCGAGGCCGCCGTAAAGGCAGGTCTTAGGAAGGTCATCATCCCGAAGGCGAACATGCAGGACGTCCTTATCGAGGAGCAATACCGGGCCCGCGTCGAGATCATCCCGGTTGAAAGCCTCGATGAAGTCCTCGACCAGGTCTTGAAGACGGGAAGCGCCAAGAATGGGCTTCTAGCCAAACTCATCAAGATCGCTCCGAAGCCGAGTTCGATGCTTCCGGACACGAAAGGCGGTCGCGGACCCGTAGCGGGCTGA